ATTCGTGGAGCCGGGAATTTGCTTGGAGCTGAGCAAAGTGGTTTTGTTGCTGATTTGGGATATGAGACATATCAGAAGATTCTGACCGAAGCTGTCCGTGAGTTGAAAACAGATGAATTTGCAGAACTGTATGCTGATGAAATAAAAGGTGAAGGACAAATCAGTGGAGAAGAGTTTGTAGATGAGTGTCAGGTAGAAAGTGACCTCGAACTTTTATTGCCGGCCAACTACGTAACCGGCAGCAGCGAACGTATGTTGCTTTATCGTGAACTCGATGGACTGACATTGGACAAGGATGTGGAGGCTTTCCGCTCCCGCTTGGAAGACCGCTTCGGTCCGGTTCCGCCTGAAACGCAGGAGTTGTTGCGTATTGTACCTCTCCGCCGTCTCGCAGCACGTCTGGGAGCAGAGAAGATTTTCCTGAAAGGCGGACGAATGACCTTGTTCTTTGTTTCCAATCCGGATAGTCCGTTCTATCAAAGTAAGGCTTTCGGTAAAGTGATAGACTATATGATGAAGTATACCCGGCGCTGTGATCTGCGTGAGCAAAATGGCAGACGGAGTATGTTGATTAAGAATGTTACTAATGTGGAGACGGCAGTCAGCGTGTTGCAGGAGATTGTGGCGTTGCCGGTGAAAGAAGAATAAATGAGTGGTTTATGCATGGTAATGATGTGAATCAGTAATTGAATTAGAGTAAAAACCTACGGAAAGGAATATATTTTTTAGACACGGATTATGCGGATAAATATAGCTGTGCAACTTAAAAAACGTATAATCCGCGTAATCTGTGTCTAATCCCTAATTTGAAATTTCACTCTATCTTTTTCCTTTCCCTCTTTCCGTGTCCTTTCCTTTTCCGTATAATTTGTCTATCAGATCAGAACGTCCGATACGTTTCAACTCATTGATGATATTTCTCCTTTCTTCCGGCTTATACCAGAAGAAAAACTGCCGTTGGGCGAGTTTCTCCCGTTGGGTTTTAGCACTGAATATCGGTTCTAATGTGTATGGATGGAATCCGGTATACCAAGCTTCGGTAGCAACCGTCATCGGAGTAGGAGTGAAGTCCTGCACTTGTTCCAAATGGAAGTCCAGACGTTTAGTGATAACGGCAAGTTCCGCCATATCTTCTTCTTTGCATCCGGGATGCGAGGAAATGAAATACGGAATCAGTTGTTGACGTAGATTCTCTTCCCGGTTGATACGGTCAAATATCCTCTTGAATGTTTCAAATTGCTTGAAAGAAGGTTTGCGCATTACAGATAATACCCGGTCACTGGTATGCTCCGGAGCTACTTTCAGCCGACCACTTACGTGATTGACAATCAATTCACGGGTATACTCGGCAGTGCTGCGGTTGATCGCTTCATCTTTACTTTGATGAAGTAACAGGTCATAGCGTACTCCGCTACCGATAAACGATTTTTTTATTCCGGGCAAGGCGTCTACTGCACGGTAAATATCCAGTAGGGGGCGATGGTCGGTATTTAGATTCGGACAAACTTTCGGATGGATACATGACGGTCGTTTGCACTTCTTGCAAATAGCTTCGTCTTTTCCTTTCATCTGATACATATTAGCGGAAGGACCACCCAAATCGCTTAAATATCCTTTGAAATCGGGCAACTGAATGACCTCTTTCACCTCTTTTAGTATAGACTCTTTGCTACGGCTGACGATAAACTTTCCCTGATGAGCGGAAATGGTGCAGAAGGCACAACCGCCGAAACATCCCCGGTGAATGTTGATGGAAAACTTAATCATGTCATAAGCCGGAATCCGCTTTCCTTTATATTTAGGATGAGGCAGCCGGGTATATGGTAAATCAAACGAACGATCAAGATCTTCCTGGCTCATCGGAGGATATGGAGGATTGACTACTACTATCTTGTTTCCGACAGCTTGCGTGATTCGGGAAGCCGAATATTTGTTAGATTCTTCTTCGATATGCCGGAAATTGCTTGCCTGTTTCTTTTTATCTGCCAAACATTCTTCGTGCGAATAAAGTGAAAGGTCATCTTCAGCAGAGGTCCATTCTGTTGCACGACAAAGATAGGCTGTTTGAGGAACTGATCCGATGATTGTTCTGAATTTATTGCTTGTCAGTATTGGCTCTTCGACAGTAAGCAGACTTTTCATATTCTTCACCAAGTCTGGAAGTGGCTTTTCTCCCATTCCGTAAATGAGCAGGTCGGCACCGCTGTCGCACAAAATGCTCTTTTGCATTTTGTCTTGCCAATAATCGTAATGACTTAACCGTCTTAAACTAGCTTCGATTCCTCCGATAACTACGGGAACATCCGGATAAAGTTTCTTTAGTATCTGGCTATAGACCGTGGAAGGATATTCCGGACGCATATCCGGACGGCCGTCCGGGGTATATGCATCTTCACTGCGTAATCGTTTATTGGCAGTGTATTTATTTACCATCGAATCCATGCATCCACCGGAAATGCCGAAGAATAGCCGTGGGCGTCCCAACTTCTTGAAGTCACGCAGGTCGTCGCGCCAGTTGGGCTGGGGGACAATGGCTATTTTCAAACCTTCCGCTTCAAGAATCCGTCCAATAACGGCAGCACCAAAAGAAGGGTGATCCACGTATGCATCAGCACTGAATAGAATGACATCCAATTCATTCCATCCGCGAAGTTCTACTTCTTTCTTGGTAGTAGGTAACCAGTCAGTCAATCGATATTCTTTCATGCTGCAAAGATACGGATAATAAAAAAACATCCCAATGTTTTTTTATTCATTGAGATGTTTAACTTCGATTATCGGGATGTTTTGCTTCAATCATTGAGATGTTTTTTTAAAACTTCCCATTGATTGTGAACTGTAATGTCATTTGTTCTCCACCATAGATTTCACGAAAACCGATACCTTGCTCGGACAGATATTCCTTTAGATCCTGAAACGCGTCAGCATGGTTCATGATAATCTCTATCGTTTCTCCCGGAGAGGCAGTACACATTGCTTTTATTGCAGGAATCAGCGGACTGTATGCTGTTATTCCGCAGGTATCTACCGTAATCATTATTCCTCCTCTTCTTCCGCTTCCGTGTTGGAAAGCCAGGTAAGATAGAGCTTGATGAGCTGTTGCAGACCGAATGCCTTCATATTATTGTGATAAATCACGTCGATACAAAGGTCCAGCAAGTCTTTACTGTCTTCTTCCTGACTAGCGATAAGGGAGCGGATATTTAGTTTCAACTTATCCAGAACTGCTTCATCTACAATACCGGTACTGTCGATAAGATGACGGAACAGAGCATATTTCTCAATCGTTCTCAAGTTCTCATTAGATACTTCTATGCTGCGTGTACCGCTAGGGTTTGCTTGTATAGTATACATTGTTTTTTAGTTTTAAAGGTTATTATAGTAGCAAAGATAGAATTTAAAATGAGAAACGGATTAAAAAAAAGGATATTTTTTATTTTTGAGTAAAGAATCCCAGGATGCCTGCCATGATGGTTGCCCGATCCGCTTCCGACTGAATGCTTTCGAAAGGAAAGCCTAATACAAAAGTGCGGTAGTTTCCTTTGTAAGCGATACCTGCGCTCTGATTGCCGGGGACATACGTAAATACAGGGAAAGCAGTGTCTACAGGAACGATGTAATCTGCTGCAGGAACCGCATAACTGTTCTCATTGGGCAGACGCGGGATCGTGATTGTGCACCCCAATCCATTTA
The Bacteroides caecimuris DNA segment above includes these coding regions:
- a CDS encoding YgiQ family radical SAM protein, encoding MKEYRLTDWLPTTKKEVELRGWNELDVILFSADAYVDHPSFGAAVIGRILEAEGLKIAIVPQPNWRDDLRDFKKLGRPRLFFGISGGCMDSMVNKYTANKRLRSEDAYTPDGRPDMRPEYPSTVYSQILKKLYPDVPVVIGGIEASLRRLSHYDYWQDKMQKSILCDSGADLLIYGMGEKPLPDLVKNMKSLLTVEEPILTSNKFRTIIGSVPQTAYLCRATEWTSAEDDLSLYSHEECLADKKKQASNFRHIEEESNKYSASRITQAVGNKIVVVNPPYPPMSQEDLDRSFDLPYTRLPHPKYKGKRIPAYDMIKFSINIHRGCFGGCAFCTISAHQGKFIVSRSKESILKEVKEVIQLPDFKGYLSDLGGPSANMYQMKGKDEAICKKCKRPSCIHPKVCPNLNTDHRPLLDIYRAVDALPGIKKSFIGSGVRYDLLLHQSKDEAINRSTAEYTRELIVNHVSGRLKVAPEHTSDRVLSVMRKPSFKQFETFKRIFDRINREENLRQQLIPYFISSHPGCKEEDMAELAVITKRLDFHLEQVQDFTPTPMTVATEAWYTGFHPYTLEPIFSAKTQREKLAQRQFFFWYKPEERRNIINELKRIGRSDLIDKLYGKGKDTERGKGKR
- a CDS encoding sulfurtransferase TusA family protein, producing the protein MITVDTCGITAYSPLIPAIKAMCTASPGETIEIIMNHADAFQDLKEYLSEQGIGFREIYGGEQMTLQFTINGKF